A genomic region of Ictidomys tridecemlineatus isolate mIctTri1 chromosome 10, mIctTri1.hap1, whole genome shotgun sequence contains the following coding sequences:
- the LOC101973823 gene encoding uncharacterized protein LOC101973823 isoform X3: MAKEAPHQHLPDVHKVNDQVGASQDHKVKHPWQVVTANGSRSIEERYESRRTHEVSPLHIPALTAQSGSSSRTKSEDFHRWKNELLHSEQGEVQAGERPNDPKATRKPLRRAEHISPETKVQSVQGHCQHYGQRRALIMRTVLSTQKRFHMENSASSGHECVRLLGKALPIVQGLSQVKEKSFDNDVCGETFCKASDLTEHKTIHSGRQNNECSDRDRPVIKRLCLLDHQRTDARQKPCGHDESEDVSQKTQVSMRQGIHGGEQPCGAYESEQSFNQKEKLKRHQRTYTGEKPHACKECGKTFNYKSQLTAHQRTHMGDKPHACEECGKTFSCKSQLTAHQRTHTGDKPYACEECGKTFNQKSNLRVHQRTHTGEKPYRCSVCVKTFYCKSHLTRHQGIHSGKKPYECKECRKSFYCKPHLTVHQRILTGDKPYTCEECGKTFNQNSNLRVHQRTHTGEKPFECDVCQKAFYHKSHLQRHQGTHR; encoded by the exons ATGGCAAAGGAAGCCCCACACCAGCACCTCCCAG ATGTCCATAAAGTGAATGACCAGGTTGGGGCCAGCCAAGATCACAAAGTGAAACATCCTTGGCAAGTTGTCACAGCCAATGGCAGCAGATCAATAGAGGAGAGGTATGAATCAAGAAGAACACATGAAGTGAGCCCACTCCATATTCCAGCTCTGACTGCACAGAGTGGAAGTTCTTCAAGGACCAAGTCTGAGGACTTTCACAGATGGAAAAATGAGCTTCTCCACAGTGAGCAAGGTGAGGTACAGGCAGGAGAGAGGCCTAATGACCCTAAGGCAACTAGGAAGCCCCTCAGACGTGCTGAGCATATTAGTCCAGAGACCAAAGTCCAGAGTGTGCAAGGCCATTGCCAGCATTATGGACAGAGGAGAGCCTTGATCATGAGGACAGTACTGTCAACACAGAAGAGATTTCATATGGAAAACTCTGCCAGCTCTGGCCATGAATGTGTGAGACTCCTTGGTAAGGCATTGCCTATTGTTCAAGGGTTGAGTCAAGTGAAGGAAAAAAGTTTTGATAATGATGTGTGTGGGGAGACATTTTGTAAAGCGTCTGACCTCACTGAGCATAAAACCATACACAGTGGACGGCAGAATAACGAATGCAGTGATCGTGACAGGCCTGTCATTAAGAGGCTGTGCCTTTTAGACCATCAGAGAACAGATGCAAGACAGAAGCCATGTGGCCATGATGAGTCTGAGGACGTCAGTCAGAAGACACAGGTGAGCATGCGTCAGGGAATCCATGGGGGAGAACAGCCCTGTGGAGCATATGAAAGTGAACAAAGTTTTAACCAGAAGGAAAAACTCAAAAGGCATCAAAGAACCTACACAGGTGAGAAGCCACATGCATGCAAAGAATGTGGTAAGACGTTCAACTATAAATCACAGCTCACTGCACATCAGAGAACCCACATGGGTGACAAGCCGCACGCATGTGAAGAATGTGGGAAGACCTTCTCCTGTAAATCACAGCTCACTGCACATCAGAGAACCCACACGGGTGACAAGCCCTATGCATGTGAAGAGTGCGGGAAGACATTTAACCAAAAGTCAAACCTCAGGGTACACCAGAGAACCCACACAGGTGAGAAGCCATACAGatgcagtgtgtgtgtgaaaacCTTTTACTGTAAGTCACATCTCACCAGACATCAGGGAATCCACTCGGGtaagaagccctatgaatgtaaagaaTGCAGGAAGTCCTTCTACTGTAAGCCACACCTCACTGTGCATCAGAGAATTCTTACAGGTGACAAGCCCTACACATGTGAAGAGTGTGGAAAGACATTCAACCAGAACTCAAACCTCAGGGTGCACCAGAGAACACACACGGGTGAGAAGCCCTTTGAATGTGATGTATGTCAGAAGGCCTTTTACCATAAGTCACACCTCCAAAGGCATCAGGGAACTCACAGGTGA
- the LOC101973823 gene encoding zinc finger protein 39-like isoform X2, which produces MQGESGLTYPTCPVSFEELSVDFTWEEWKALDDSQRNLYKDVMLETCSSLVSLGHSIIKPERIFKLEQGSGPWMAKEAPHQHLPDVHKVNDQVGASQDHKVKHPWQVVTANGSRSIEERYESRRTHEVSPLHIPALTAQSGSSSRTKSEDFHRWKNELLHSEQGEVQAGERPNDPKATRKPLRRAEHISPETKVQSVQGHCQHYGQRRALIMRTVLSTQKRFHMENSASSGHECVRLLGKALPIVQGLSQVKEKSFDNDVCGETFCKASDLTEHKTIHSGRQNNECSDRDRPVIKRLCLLDHQRTDARQKPCGHDESEDVSQKTQVSMRQGIHGGEQPCGAYESEQSFNQKEKLKRHQRTYTGEKPHACKECGKTFNYKSQLTAHQRTHMGDKPHACEECGKTFSCKSQLTAHQRTHTGDKPYACEECGKTFNQKSNLRVHQRTHTGEKPYRCSVCVKTFYCKSHLTRHQGIHSGKKPYECKECRKSFYCKPHLTVHQRILTGDKPYTCEECGKTFNQNSNLRVHQRTHTGEKPFECDVCQKAFYHKSHLQRHQGTHR; this is translated from the exons GACATAGCATTATTAAACCTGAGAGGATCTTCAAGTTGGAGCAAGGATCTGGGCCATGGATGGCAAAGGAAGCCCCACACCAGCACCTCCCAG ATGTCCATAAAGTGAATGACCAGGTTGGGGCCAGCCAAGATCACAAAGTGAAACATCCTTGGCAAGTTGTCACAGCCAATGGCAGCAGATCAATAGAGGAGAGGTATGAATCAAGAAGAACACATGAAGTGAGCCCACTCCATATTCCAGCTCTGACTGCACAGAGTGGAAGTTCTTCAAGGACCAAGTCTGAGGACTTTCACAGATGGAAAAATGAGCTTCTCCACAGTGAGCAAGGTGAGGTACAGGCAGGAGAGAGGCCTAATGACCCTAAGGCAACTAGGAAGCCCCTCAGACGTGCTGAGCATATTAGTCCAGAGACCAAAGTCCAGAGTGTGCAAGGCCATTGCCAGCATTATGGACAGAGGAGAGCCTTGATCATGAGGACAGTACTGTCAACACAGAAGAGATTTCATATGGAAAACTCTGCCAGCTCTGGCCATGAATGTGTGAGACTCCTTGGTAAGGCATTGCCTATTGTTCAAGGGTTGAGTCAAGTGAAGGAAAAAAGTTTTGATAATGATGTGTGTGGGGAGACATTTTGTAAAGCGTCTGACCTCACTGAGCATAAAACCATACACAGTGGACGGCAGAATAACGAATGCAGTGATCGTGACAGGCCTGTCATTAAGAGGCTGTGCCTTTTAGACCATCAGAGAACAGATGCAAGACAGAAGCCATGTGGCCATGATGAGTCTGAGGACGTCAGTCAGAAGACACAGGTGAGCATGCGTCAGGGAATCCATGGGGGAGAACAGCCCTGTGGAGCATATGAAAGTGAACAAAGTTTTAACCAGAAGGAAAAACTCAAAAGGCATCAAAGAACCTACACAGGTGAGAAGCCACATGCATGCAAAGAATGTGGTAAGACGTTCAACTATAAATCACAGCTCACTGCACATCAGAGAACCCACATGGGTGACAAGCCGCACGCATGTGAAGAATGTGGGAAGACCTTCTCCTGTAAATCACAGCTCACTGCACATCAGAGAACCCACACGGGTGACAAGCCCTATGCATGTGAAGAGTGCGGGAAGACATTTAACCAAAAGTCAAACCTCAGGGTACACCAGAGAACCCACACAGGTGAGAAGCCATACAGatgcagtgtgtgtgtgaaaacCTTTTACTGTAAGTCACATCTCACCAGACATCAGGGAATCCACTCGGGtaagaagccctatgaatgtaaagaaTGCAGGAAGTCCTTCTACTGTAAGCCACACCTCACTGTGCATCAGAGAATTCTTACAGGTGACAAGCCCTACACATGTGAAGAGTGTGGAAAGACATTCAACCAGAACTCAAACCTCAGGGTGCACCAGAGAACACACACGGGTGAGAAGCCCTTTGAATGTGATGTATGTCAGAAGGCCTTTTACCATAAGTCACACCTCCAAAGGCATCAGGGAACTCACAGGTGA
- the LOC101973823 gene encoding zinc finger protein 39-like isoform X1 — MPQGQHQGGWEMCPVSFEELSVDFTWEEWKALDDSQRNLYKDVMLETCSSLVSLGHSIIKPERIFKLEQGSGPWMAKEAPHQHLPDVHKVNDQVGASQDHKVKHPWQVVTANGSRSIEERYESRRTHEVSPLHIPALTAQSGSSSRTKSEDFHRWKNELLHSEQGEVQAGERPNDPKATRKPLRRAEHISPETKVQSVQGHCQHYGQRRALIMRTVLSTQKRFHMENSASSGHECVRLLGKALPIVQGLSQVKEKSFDNDVCGETFCKASDLTEHKTIHSGRQNNECSDRDRPVIKRLCLLDHQRTDARQKPCGHDESEDVSQKTQVSMRQGIHGGEQPCGAYESEQSFNQKEKLKRHQRTYTGEKPHACKECGKTFNYKSQLTAHQRTHMGDKPHACEECGKTFSCKSQLTAHQRTHTGDKPYACEECGKTFNQKSNLRVHQRTHTGEKPYRCSVCVKTFYCKSHLTRHQGIHSGKKPYECKECRKSFYCKPHLTVHQRILTGDKPYTCEECGKTFNQNSNLRVHQRTHTGEKPFECDVCQKAFYHKSHLQRHQGTHR; from the exons GACATAGCATTATTAAACCTGAGAGGATCTTCAAGTTGGAGCAAGGATCTGGGCCATGGATGGCAAAGGAAGCCCCACACCAGCACCTCCCAG ATGTCCATAAAGTGAATGACCAGGTTGGGGCCAGCCAAGATCACAAAGTGAAACATCCTTGGCAAGTTGTCACAGCCAATGGCAGCAGATCAATAGAGGAGAGGTATGAATCAAGAAGAACACATGAAGTGAGCCCACTCCATATTCCAGCTCTGACTGCACAGAGTGGAAGTTCTTCAAGGACCAAGTCTGAGGACTTTCACAGATGGAAAAATGAGCTTCTCCACAGTGAGCAAGGTGAGGTACAGGCAGGAGAGAGGCCTAATGACCCTAAGGCAACTAGGAAGCCCCTCAGACGTGCTGAGCATATTAGTCCAGAGACCAAAGTCCAGAGTGTGCAAGGCCATTGCCAGCATTATGGACAGAGGAGAGCCTTGATCATGAGGACAGTACTGTCAACACAGAAGAGATTTCATATGGAAAACTCTGCCAGCTCTGGCCATGAATGTGTGAGACTCCTTGGTAAGGCATTGCCTATTGTTCAAGGGTTGAGTCAAGTGAAGGAAAAAAGTTTTGATAATGATGTGTGTGGGGAGACATTTTGTAAAGCGTCTGACCTCACTGAGCATAAAACCATACACAGTGGACGGCAGAATAACGAATGCAGTGATCGTGACAGGCCTGTCATTAAGAGGCTGTGCCTTTTAGACCATCAGAGAACAGATGCAAGACAGAAGCCATGTGGCCATGATGAGTCTGAGGACGTCAGTCAGAAGACACAGGTGAGCATGCGTCAGGGAATCCATGGGGGAGAACAGCCCTGTGGAGCATATGAAAGTGAACAAAGTTTTAACCAGAAGGAAAAACTCAAAAGGCATCAAAGAACCTACACAGGTGAGAAGCCACATGCATGCAAAGAATGTGGTAAGACGTTCAACTATAAATCACAGCTCACTGCACATCAGAGAACCCACATGGGTGACAAGCCGCACGCATGTGAAGAATGTGGGAAGACCTTCTCCTGTAAATCACAGCTCACTGCACATCAGAGAACCCACACGGGTGACAAGCCCTATGCATGTGAAGAGTGCGGGAAGACATTTAACCAAAAGTCAAACCTCAGGGTACACCAGAGAACCCACACAGGTGAGAAGCCATACAGatgcagtgtgtgtgtgaaaacCTTTTACTGTAAGTCACATCTCACCAGACATCAGGGAATCCACTCGGGtaagaagccctatgaatgtaaagaaTGCAGGAAGTCCTTCTACTGTAAGCCACACCTCACTGTGCATCAGAGAATTCTTACAGGTGACAAGCCCTACACATGTGAAGAGTGTGGAAAGACATTCAACCAGAACTCAAACCTCAGGGTGCACCAGAGAACACACACGGGTGAGAAGCCCTTTGAATGTGATGTATGTCAGAAGGCCTTTTACCATAAGTCACACCTCCAAAGGCATCAGGGAACTCACAGGTGA